TGACCGCCCAGCTTACCCTCGGTGCCCACCTCGCGCGCGACTCGCGTGACCTCGCCCGCGAACGAATTAAGCTGGTCCACCATCGTGTTGATGGTGTTTTTCAGGTCCAGAATCTCACCGCGCGCATCGACCGTGATCTTTTTGCTCAGGTCCCCGTTCGCCACGGCGGTCGTGACATCCGCGATATTCCGCACCTGATTCGTCAGGTTGGACGCCATGCCGTTCACGTTGTCGGTGAGGTCCTTCCAGGTGCCGCCGACCCCGCGCACGTCCGCCTGACCGCCGAGACGACCCTCGGTGCCCACCTCGCGGGCGACCCGCGTGACCTCGCCCGCGAAGCTGTTGAGCTGGTCCACCATCGTGTTGATGGTGTTCTTCAGGTCCAGAATCTCACCGCGCGCATCGACCGTGATCTTTTTGCTCAGGTCGCCCGTCGCCACCGCCGTCGTGACCTCGGCGATGTTGCGCACCTGATTGGTGAGGTTCGACGCCATGGAGTTGACATTGTCGGTGAGGTCTTTCCAGGTGCCGCCCACCCCGCGCACGTCGGCCTGGCCGCCCAGCTTGCCTTCCGTGCCCACCTCGCGCGCCACGCGGGTCACCTCGGAGGCGAAGGCGTTGAGCTGATCGGCCATCGTGTTGACGGTGCGGGCCGTCTGGAGGAACTGGCCGTGGATGGCCTGCCCACCGACCTCCAGCGCCATCCGCTGCGACAGGTCGCCGTTCGCCACGGCGGTGATCACGCGGGTCATCTCGCTGGTCGGCCAGACGAGGTCGTCCACCAGCTCGTTCACGCCCTCGATCAGCTCGGCCCAGGCCCCGGTGGTCGGCCCCAGGGGGATGCGCTGGGTGACCTTGCCCTCCTTGCCGACGATGCGGCCCACCCGGGCCACGTCCTGGGCGATGCGCTCGCTGTTTTCCAGCACCTCGTTGAGGCTGTCGGCGATCTTGCCCGCCACGCCCGTCCAGGTGACCGGGAGCCGCACGCTGAAGTCGCCCTTCTTGTAGGCGTTGAGCGCACTCAGCAGGAGGTGTTCGTCGAGGTGACCGAGTTCCGCGGCCTCAGTCATGGCCGGTCCTCGGGGCAGCGGTGACGGACAGGGGGAGAAGGATGAAGGTTTGCACTGGCGACAAGGATACGGAGGCCCCTATGACATCATTCCAACTTAAAGAAGAGGTAAAAGGCCGTGTGCTGGCGGGGATACTCCCCCGTCTGGTAGACGCCCCTGCCCGGTACCGGTCGCCGACCACGATTTTCCCCGGCGGAACGTGTCTGTCACGGGCCGGGGCTGAACGCATTCACTCCTCTGGCAGCGCGGGCGCCCGGCGGACTCCGGGCCGGACCTCCACCCCCATGAGTGAACGTCCTCATGACCGAGTGGGGCCGGGAGGGTTCCTCCAGGGCTTGCAGGTCTTCAGGCGTGCGCCTCAGGTCCAGCGCGGCCACCGCGTCCCGCGTCCTCCGGGTGGTGGGCTGACGGTCAGGAGCGCCTGACCTGCCGCCGCGCCCCGGTTCCCCGCGTGCCAGGATGACGGCGTGTCTGTCCCCGTCTCGCACCCCGCCGCCCGCGCCGCGCCGCCCCCCGCCCTGGGTGCGGGGTTGCTGCTGGTGGTCCTCGCGGTCGCCTTCGAGTCGATGGCGGTGGGCACCGTCTTGCCCCGCGTCGCCGAGGACCTGCGCGGCCTGAACCTCTACGGCTGGGCTTCCAGCGCCTTCCTGCTCTCCAGCCTGGTGGGCGCGGTGCTGTTCGGAACGCTCGCCGACCGCCGGGGGCTGGCGTTCGCGGCCACCCTCGGGCTGGCGGTGTTCGCCCTCGGCCTGCTCGTGGCGGGGGCGGCGCCCGGGATGGGGGTCTTCGTGCTGGGGCGGCTGGTGCAGGGGCTGGGGGCGGGCGGCCTGGGCGCGCTGCCCTTCGCGGTCATCAGCGCCCGCTATCCCGAGTCGGCCCGGGCGCCCATGCTCGCCGCCGTGTCGGGAGCCTGGCTGCTCCCCGCCCTGGTCGGCCCGCTCGTCGCCAGCCTGATCGCCGATGCCTGGTCGTGGCGGGCGGTGTTCTGGGGCCTGGTGCCCGCCCTGGCCCTGGTCGCGCCGCTGTGCGTGCTGCCCCTGCGGGGCGGGGGCCGGGAGCCGGTGCGGGCGGGCGGGGGTCTGCTGTGGCCCGCGCTGGGGCTCGCCCTGGGGGCGGGGTTGCTGGTGGAGGGCCTGCGCCGCCCGGACCTGCTCGCCCTTCCCCTGGTCCTGCTGGGAGGGGGTGGGGTGGGGCTCGCCTCGCGCCGCCTCTTTCCCCGGGGCATGTGGCGCCTCGCCCCCGGCCTGCCCGCCATGCTGATGGTGCGGGGATGGGCGGCCTTCGCGCTGCTGGGCGCCAACTCCTTCCTGCCGCTGGCCCTGCACGAGGGGCGGGGCCTGAGCCTCACCCAGGCGGGCTGGGTGCTGAGCGTGGGCGGCGCGACCTGGACGCTAGGGTCGTGGGTGCAGTCCGGGTTGGAGCGCCGCTTCGGCCCCGGCTCACGTCCGCTGCGGATTCGGCTGGGCATGGTCGTCGTGACGGCCGGGCTGACCGTGACGGCGCTGGCCGCGCTCGGCCACCTGCCCCTGTGGGGCGCGTACGCGGGCTGGTTCGTGGCCGCCCTGGGGATGGGCGTGGGCTACAACAGCAACAGCCTGCTCGCGCTGTCGAGCGCCGGCCCGCGGGAGGCGGGAGGGCTCTCGGCGCAACTGGCGAACATCGAGGTTCTCATGACGGCGGTGGCGGCGGGGGGTGCGGGCGCCCTGATCGTCCGGGCTCAGCCGCTGCACACCGCTTTCGCCCTGGCCTTCCTCGTGGCGCTGCTGGGCTCCCTCGTCGCGTGGGTCGGGGCGGCGCGGGTGGGCGGGCGGTAGCCGGGCAGGGCGGCGCCCCCGTGAACACGGTGGGAACGGAGTTTTACCCCCTTTCCCCGGCGGGCGAGAGGGCAGAAACACGCGCCCAAACGGGGACGCCCCCTACGCCCTCCAGCCGCCCCACGGGCCGTCTTCACGTCTGGAAACGGCACTCTGGCTTCCACCGGTAGATTTCTACCCCGACACATGCAGAAAGCGTCACCTCTCTTCCAACGTGCCCAGTCCTGTTGCGCTCCAGCACGCTTTCCCTGACACATCCCCACCCGGTCCGTTCATCCGGCCTCCCGGTCCTCAGTTCAGGCCCAGGCCCGACCAGAAGTCGCAGCGGTGGTCCTGGCCAAACGTGGTGCTCTCGCTGCTGCCCGTGGGCCGGAAGATCCACACGTTGCCGCGTGAGGCGTCGAAGGGGGTCCACGGGGTGCGTCCGGTGGGGTTGGGGTCCCCCGTCCCCGCGAACCGGGCCCAGGAGGCGCTGAACTCGTCGGACAACCGGCGCTGCTGGGCGCTGAACTGCGCGGGGTCGCCCAGGCCCACGATGGGCGTCTGGAAGGCGTACACCAGGCCGCTGGAGTGAAAGGCCCCCAGGCCGGGCAGGTCGGCGGGCGCCTTCAGGGTGGTCACCGCCTGGGGGTCATTGAACTCGTACGCGGACGTCCTCACGTACCGGGACAGCGAGCGGCTGACCCGCAGCGCCGGACAACTGAACATCGCGTCGGTGAACACCGTGGCGAAGGCAAGCGCCGGGGTGCTGAAGGACCGCCCCGGATATTCGGCCAGGACTCTTCCATTCTTGGCCGCCCCCACGAGCAGCCCACTGGCACCCCAGTACTGCCACAGTTGGATGGGCTTTCCTGCCGGCGCGGCCAGCGAGATGAAGAGCCGCCCCTCGTCGTGGTTGCTGCCGACCATCACCGGCACCCGGTTGAACGCCCCCGTGTCAAAGGCTTCTCCCAGCGTGCGAGGGAGCAGGGAGGTGCCGTACACCGGCGACCACACCAGGTTGCCCAGCCCCCGCAGGCCGGGCACAGCGGTCGTGGCGACCGTCCGGGCGTCCAGCCCGCGCAGGCAGGCCACGCCGCCCGTGCGGCAGCCCAGCCGGGCGGCGTAGGCGACGTTGCGCCGGGACGCCTGGGCGGCCGTCACGGTGTTGTTGGGGCTGGCGCACAGCCCGCTCTGGATGATGGCCTTCTGGAACAGCCCCGCCGACGCCGGGGAGGCGAGGTGGGCGCACACGCTCATGCCGCCCGCCGATTCCCCGAAGAGGGTGACGTTCCCGGGGTTCCCCCCGAAGGCGGCGATGTTGCGCCCGACCCAGCGCAGGGCGGCCTGCTGGTCGAGGAGGCCGTAGTTGCCCGAGGTGCCCTCCGCGGACTCGGCGTCCAGGCCCGGATGCGCCAGGAAGCCCAGGGCCCCCAGGCGGTAGTTGAGGGTCACGACCACCACGCCGTGCTTCTGAACGAGGACGCTGGGATCGTACTCGCTGCCCGCCCCAATGGTGAAGCCGCCACCGTGAATCCACACCATGACGGGGAGGCGCGCGGCGGATGTGGACTGGGCGGGGGCGTAGACGTTGAGGTACAGGCAGTCCTCGCTGCCCTTCACGTCCCCCTTGGTCTCCCCCGGGACGTCGAAGAGGCCGACCACGACCTGGGTGCAGACCGGACCGAAGGTGGTGGCCTCCCGGGGAACGGTCCAGGTGGGGCCGGGCTGGGGCGCTTTCCAGCGCAGGTGGCCGACGGGTGGGGCGGCGTAGGGGAGGCCCAGGAAACGGCGCACCTCGCCCCGCTGTTGACCCCGCACCGGCCCCTGGTCGGTGGGGACGGCGGGTTGTTGGGCGTGGGCCTGAACACCCAGCAGCGTGGCGAGCAGGAACAACAGCGCAGTCCGGGTCATGACCCTCCCTGAAGGTCGAGGTGGAGTGGTTGCTCAAACTCTACTACAAAAGATTGTGCACTTACTTTTGGCCCGGAGGTGGTGTGCCGGGTGGAAGACGGGGGATGAGCCGGGAGGCCGGTCCCGCCAAAGGGGTGGGGCGCCCGAAGAACCGCTGGTGTAGAACACGGTGGCCCGCACGGAGCCTGAGCGAACAGGCGCCTCGCCTTGTGTGGGACCTTGTGCAAACCCCCAACGGACGTTTCCGAGCGGATGGGGGAGAACGCGTTCCACCCGTTCCCGCCGCCCACCTACAGCAGACCCCGCCGGAGGGCCTGCACCGCCACCTGGGTGCGGTCGGCGGCCCTGAGCTTGACGAGGATGTCCTGCACGTGCAGCTTGACGGTGCTCACGCTGATTCCAGGCGGCTGAGCGATCTTCCTGTTGCCCTGGCCGTCCGCGATGAGGCGCAGCACCTCCGTTTCGCGGGGGGTCAGGGGAGAGGTGGCGTGGGGCACGCGGATGCCGCCGAGGACGTGGTGGGCCACCTGCGGGTCAAGGTAGGCACTTCCCGCGGCGGCGCGGATGGCGAGGAACAGCAACTCGGGGGCGGCGTTCTTGAGGCAGTAGGCGTCCGCGCCCGGCGCGAGGGCCGCGAACACCTCGTCGCGCAGGTCATGGGCGGTGAGCATGACGATCCGCACCTCCGGCCAGCGCCCGGCGATCTCGGCCGCGGCCCTGATGCCGTCCATGCCGGGCAGGCCGATGTCGAGCGCCGCCACGTCCACCTCGGTCTGACTCAGCCGCTCCAGCCCCCCCCTCGCCGCTGCGGGTCTCGGCGACCACCCTCAGATCGGGTTCGAGGTTGATCGCCGCCCGCAGGCCATCGCGGGTGAAGGCATGGTCCTCAACGAGCAGGACGCGGATGAAGCGCTGGAGCAGTGGCCCTTCGCGTCCGGGCGGCACGCCCGGCCCCGTGTCGAGGACGCTCAGCACCGCCTCATCCCCCTCGCTCCTGAGTGTCACCCGCACCGTGCCGCCCGCCGGGCTGAAGCGCACGGCGTTTTCCAGCAGGTTCTGCTCCGCGCGGCGCAGGTCGTGCCCCCGGCACGTTCCTGAAGCTGCGAGATCACGCCGAGCGTCACCTCCCGCAGGTCGACGCTCCGCGGCTCGTCCTCGGCCTCCCCGCTCTCGTATTTGGCGACCAGGAGGAGCTGATCGGTGAGCGCCAGCAGGGGCGTGCGCAGGTCGTGGGAAAAGGCGTAGATCAGGTCTTGCAGCAGTTCGCCGCGTTCCTGAAGCTGCGCCTGACGCCCCCGCAGGTCGTCAAGCAGGGCGGTCCCAGCCCCGTGGGCGGTGTGGCGGGCACCCTGGTGCGCTTTGTGCAGGACGCTCACGCCACCCAGGTCGTCATGGGTGAGACCAGCCACTCGCGCCTGACCGAGTTCCTGCGTGGCGACATCATCAAAACCGTTCTGCGGGAGACGCGCGACGTGGACATGTACGTCATCCGCCGGGACTAAGCGGCGCGGGTGGAGCGGTCCTCTCCATCTTCCGCCTCAGCCCGTGCTCTCGCCCCCACGACGAGCTGGCGCGGCTTCCCCGGCGCC
The nucleotide sequence above comes from Deinococcus aerius. Encoded proteins:
- a CDS encoding HAMP domain-containing protein; protein product: MTEAAELGHLDEHLLLSALNAYKKGDFSVRLPVTWTGVAGKIADSLNEVLENSERIAQDVARVGRIVGKEGKVTQRIPLGPTTGAWAELIEGVNELVDDLVWPTSEMTRVITAVANGDLSQRMALEVGGQAIHGQFLQTARTVNTMADQLNAFASEVTRVAREVGTEGKLGGQADVRGVGGTWKDLTDNVNSMASNLTNQVRNIAEVTTAVATGDLSKKITVDARGEILDLKNTINTMVDQLNSFAGEVTRVAREVGTEGRLGGQADVRGVGGTWKDLTDNVNGMASNLTNQVRNIADVTTAVANGDLSKKITVDARGEILDLKNTINTMVDQLNSFAGEVTRVAREVGTEGKLGG
- a CDS encoding MFS transporter, with amino-acid sequence MSVPVSHPAARAAPPPALGAGLLLVVLAVAFESMAVGTVLPRVAEDLRGLNLYGWASSAFLLSSLVGAVLFGTLADRRGLAFAATLGLAVFALGLLVAGAAPGMGVFVLGRLVQGLGAGGLGALPFAVISARYPESARAPMLAAVSGAWLLPALVGPLVASLIADAWSWRAVFWGLVPALALVAPLCVLPLRGGGREPVRAGGGLLWPALGLALGAGLLVEGLRRPDLLALPLVLLGGGGVGLASRRLFPRGMWRLAPGLPAMLMVRGWAAFALLGANSFLPLALHEGRGLSLTQAGWVLSVGGATWTLGSWVQSGLERRFGPGSRPLRIRLGMVVVTAGLTVTALAALGHLPLWGAYAGWFVAALGMGVGYNSNSLLALSSAGPREAGGLSAQLANIEVLMTAVAAGGAGALIVRAQPLHTAFALAFLVALLGSLVAWVGAARVGGR
- a CDS encoding carboxylesterase/lipase family protein, producing MTRTALLFLLATLLGVQAHAQQPAVPTDQGPVRGQQRGEVRRFLGLPYAAPPVGHLRWKAPQPGPTWTVPREATTFGPVCTQVVVGLFDVPGETKGDVKGSEDCLYLNVYAPAQSTSAARLPVMVWIHGGGFTIGAGSEYDPSVLVQKHGVVVVTLNYRLGALGFLAHPGLDAESAEGTSGNYGLLDQQAALRWVGRNIAAFGGNPGNVTLFGESAGGMSVCAHLASPASAGLFQKAIIQSGLCASPNNTVTAAQASRRNVAYAARLGCRTGGVACLRGLDARTVATTAVPGLRGLGNLVWSPVYGTSLLPRTLGEAFDTGAFNRVPVMVGSNHDEGRLFISLAAPAGKPIQLWQYWGASGLLVGAAKNGRVLAEYPGRSFSTPALAFATVFTDAMFSCPALRVSRSLSRYVRTSAYEFNDPQAVTTLKAPADLPGLGAFHSSGLVYAFQTPIVGLGDPAQFSAQQRRLSDEFSASWARFAGTGDPNPTGRTPWTPFDASRGNVWIFRPTGSSESTTFGQDHRCDFWSGLGLN
- a CDS encoding LuxR C-terminal-related transcriptional regulator is translated as MAALDIGLPGMDGIRAAAEIAGRWPEVRIVMLTAHDLRDEVFAALAPGADAYCLKNAAPELLFLAIRAAAGSAYLDPQVAHHVLGGIRVPHATSPLTPRETEVLRLIADGQGNRKIAQPPGISVSTVKLHVQDILVKLRAADRTQVAVQALRRGLL